A region of Arabidopsis thaliana chromosome 5, partial sequence DNA encodes the following proteins:
- a CDS encoding DUF1336 family protein, putative (DUF1336) (Protein of unknown function (DUF1336); FUNCTIONS IN: molecular_function unknown; INVOLVED IN: N-terminal protein myristoylation; CONTAINS InterPro DOMAIN/s: Protein of unknown function DUF1336 (InterPro:IPR009769); BEST Arabidopsis thaliana protein match is: Protein of unknown function (DUF1336) (TAIR:AT3G29180.2); Has 313 Blast hits to 313 proteins in 26 species: Archae - 0; Bacteria - 0; Metazoa - 1; Fungi - 0; Plants - 267; Viruses - 0; Other Eukaryotes - 45 (source: NCBI BLink).), whose protein sequence is MGTCMSTHSRRLRPRRKGRRRFSKNISKVSDIRRLSDVGIQTSFDISQNDAWFDSSSLFSDSDDDFISLHEADNVWLEGGVMGKIPNGQVVEFEASSCIVDGNGNYEEYHESYLKIDGGNKIEKFMSNGLYKDTNGLSGIIGNNKKKLNTYSSFKGLKELDPNPKEKALKSNLSRLMPLPTVSFNDKTLNSPTSQNRKSAVYQVSFKRRSCDGEEVTEHRSSKRLLYRPKAGYTIPCYVKEKHQSSGSWCEIPPSNLKLRGETYFKDKRKHPAPNQCPYTPIGVDLFVCPRKIDHIAQHIELPNIKAVANLPALLIVNIQLPTYPAAMFLGDSNGEGMSIVLYFKLRENFKNEISQQYQDSIKKLVEDEMEKVKGFAKDNIVPFRERLKIVAGLVNPDELSLSSTEKKLIQAYNEKPVLSRPQHNFFKGPNYFEIDLDVHRFSYLSRKGLEAFRDRLKNGTLDLGLTIQAQKQEELPEKVLCCLRLSKIDFVDNGQIPTLLIPEEGESFPL, encoded by the exons atGGGTACATGTATGTCAACACATTCAAGAAGACTTAGGCCACGAAGGAAAGGCCGTCGcagattttctaaaaacataTCTAAAGTGTCTGATATTAGACGCCTAAGTGATGTTGGAATCCAAACCTCTTTTG ATATTTCTCAAAACGATGCATGGTTTGATTCTTCAAGTCTTTTCTCTGACTCTGATGACGACTTTATTAGCCTACATGAAG CTGATAATGTTTGGTTAGAGGGTGGCGTAATGGGTAAAATTCCAAATGGTCAAGTGGTTGAGTTTGAGGCTTCTTCATGCATTGTTGATGGAAATGGAAATTACGAAGAATACCATGAGAGTTACTTGAAGATTGATGGCGGTAATAAAATCGAGAAGTTTATGAGCAACGGTTTATATAAAGATACTAATGGTTTGTCTGGTATTATTggaaacaacaagaagaaactaaatacTTATAGTAGCTTTAAAGGATTGAAAGAGTTAGACCCTAACCCTAAAGAAAAAGCATTAAAATCCAATTTGAGCCGGTTGATGCCATTGCCAACGGTTAGTTTCAACGACAAAACTCTGAACTCCCCCACATCTCAAAACCGGAAGTCAGCGGTTTATCAGGTTTCTTTCAAGAGAAGATCATGTGATGGTGAAGAAGTTACCGAACATA GGTCGTCGAAAAGATTGTTGTACCGTCCCAAAGCCGGATACACGATTCCGTGCTATGTCAAAGAGAAGCATCAATCATCAGGAAGTTGGTGTGAGATACCTCCATCAAACTTGAAGTTACGTGGCGAAACTTATTTCAA AGATAAACGAAAACACCCGGCTCCAAACCAATGTCCATACACTCCAATTGGTGTTGACTTGTTTGTGTGTCCAAGGAAGATTGATCATATAGCCCAACACATTGAGCTTCCCAACATCAAAGCTGTGGCAAACCTCCCTGCTCTTCTAATTGTCAACATCCAG TTGCCAACTTATCCAGCCGCAATGTTTCTCGGTGATAGTAACGGAGAAGGCATGAGCATTGTACTTTACTTTAAACTAcgagaaaatttcaaaaatgaaatctcTCAACAATACCAAGACAGCATCAAG AAACTAGTGGAAGATGAGATGGAAAAAGTTAAAGGGTTTGCAAAAGACAACATCGTTCCGTTTCGTGAAAGGCTTAAAATAGTAGCCGGATTAGTTAACCCAGATGAACTCAGTCTGAGTTCTACTGAAAAGAAGCTTATACAAGCTTACAATGAAAAACCCGTGCTTTCTCGCCCTCAACACAACTTCTTCAAG GGTCCTAACTACTTTGAGATTGATTTGGACGTGCATCGGTTTAGCTACCTTTCAAGAAAAGGGCTTGAAGCATTCAGAGATCGACTCAAAAATGGAACTCTTGATCTCGGCTTAACTATCCaa GCTCAAAAACAAGAGGAGTTACCAGAAAAGGTCCTATGTTGTCTAAGATTGAGCAAGATTGACTTTGTTGACAACGGTCAAATTCCTACACTTTTAATTcctgaagaaggagaatcaTTCCCTTTGTGA